The Chryseolinea soli nucleotide sequence GATTCCGCTACGGACGCGACGAAATAAAAAAAATCGCCGCCTCGAAAGGGGCGGCGATTTTTTTTAACACAAATTTCTTAACACCCACTATTTCGGGAACAAGCTGGCGTCGATGTTGGGAACGACTTTTATGGCGTTCTTGTAGTAGATCTTTTTCAACACATCATCGGGAAGATCAAGGCCATACATTCGCCAGAAGGCGTGGTAGCGCTTGTGATATGGAAAATAATCGTCGGCGGTTTCGAGCACGCGGAAATAGGTGGAGTATTCTTCGGGTACCCACGAATCTTTGCCAAACATGACACGATCCTGGTATTTGATGAGGAACGCGCGGCCTGCACGCGGTTGACGGCCCAACTCGGCGATCACGGCACCGAGCTCGCAATACATGTTGGGCATCTGATCCAACAACTCGCCAAGCTTTTTCAGATCGTTGGCATACCATCCCATATGGGCATTGATGAATTTTGTCTTCGGATGTTTTTTAAACATGCGGTGCTGTTCGGCGATCACGGTTTCCCACGATGTGGTGTCGGCGTCGTGTCTTCTGCCCGGATGAAGTTTCAGCTCCAGCCAGCGTTCGTTATTCTTATCGATCGGTTGCCAGAATTGTTTGGGGTCGGCGCTGTGGATGAACACGGGGATACCCAGTTGACCGCATTTGTCCCAGATGGGATCGATGCGCGGGTCGTCGATGTGGATGCGGCGGCCTTTGCTGTCCACGGCAAATAGCCCGAGCGTTTTATAGATCTTCAAGCCGTTGGCGCCTTTTTTCACATCGTCTTCCAGTTGTTTGAGCATGCGGCCCTGCCACTCGGGATCATCGATCGCGGCAAAATCCATGTTGGTGAAAACGATAAGGCGCTTGGGGTTGGTCTTCTTCACGTTCTCCAACGACTTATCCAGGTGCTCGGTGCTGCCCCGGCCGCGGCCGCTCAGGTTCACCATCACGGCCATGTTGAGTTGGTCCATTTCTTTGAGCAGGGCGTTGAGGTCCTGCGTGGGCATGTTGAACTGATGGTTGTGCACATCGACGAAGGGATATTTGGCGCGGGTGAGCACATGTTCCGGAACCACCAGCGTCGACGGCGGATCGTAGTCTTCAAAATCCATTTTCATGTCTAACGGTCTTTCCTGCGCACAGGCCTGGATCACGCTCAGGAAGGCCAGGGTGCCGATGTAGATTCTTTTCATGTTCATGCTAAAAAAGTTGCCCTGAAGATAACGGGAATCGCGAAAGCGTGGATAAAAATTTTTCAGACGGACCAAACCGTATTTAAGGTATAGGGCCACCGATTTCGCCGTGTGATGCGGGAGGGGCCGGATTTTATTTTTACCTTGGGGGTTGATTCATCCTAATCCAGCGACATGAAAAAGTTCGCCTTCATTTTTTTAGCACTCCTTATTTTTTGTGCCGCTCCCGCGCAAGATCCGCAGCTCGACCCGGCCAAAAAGAAGCTCCAGGCAAACGACTTTGCCGGCGCCAAAACGGAGCTCACCAAGATCATCGACGCCAACCCAAAGAACAAGGCAGCCTTCAACCTGCGGGGCCAGGCCAAGGCAGGGCTCGACGACTTTTATGGAGCCATCGGTGACTACAATTTTGCCCTGGAAACGGATTCCACCTATGCCGAAGCGCTCAACAACCGCGGCGAAGCCAAAATGGCCCTGGGTGACGACGAAGGCGCTATTCTGGATTTTGGAAAAGCTTTAAAATTCAACCCCAAGTTCGCGGAAGCCTATACCAACCGTGGCCTGGCAAAATATAATGTGGAAGACCTGCAAGGTGCTTACTTCGATTTCTCGAAGGCCCTGGAACTGGGACCCGTGGACGCCGACAAATATTTTAACCGCGGCGTGGCGAAGGCCGAACTCGGCGAATTTGTAAGCGCCATCGACGACTACACCAAAGCCATCGAATTGGATAAAACGGACCCGGCCCTTTACAACTTCCGGGGTGTGGCACATTACAATGTGGGCAATCTCGACCAGGCCATTGCCGACTATGACGAGGCCATAAAACTGGAGAGTAAGGACCCCCAGATGTACGAAAACCGGGCCCTGGCCAAAGGAGCGAAGCAGGACTTTAAGGGCGCCGTGGAGGACTATACCAAAGCGATCCAGCTAGACCCCGACGAACCCGAGACATATAACCTGCGGGGTGTAACAAAATATAGCCTCGAAGACCAGGACGGCGCCATTGCCGACTACACCAAAGCCATCTCCCTGGATGCCACAAACCCCGTTTACTTCGACAACCGGGCCCTGAGCAAGACCGAAAAAGAAGACTATGCCGGCGCCGTGGAGGACTACTCGGCGTCCATCGAATTATATCCCAACGACCCCGAAACTTTCTACCAACGCGGATTAGTGAAATTGAGCATGAACAACAAATATGATGCATGCCTCGATTTTAAACGGGCCGAAGATCTCGGCTCGGCCGATGCCAAAACCGCGATCAAGAAAAATTGCAAGTGAAAGTCGCAGTTGTGCTCAACGGAATCTCATTGGAGAAAGATAATTTCTACAGAAATTATTTTCCGGCCATTTCTATTGTCTGCCCGCCGCAGATTTTTGAAACCCGTTCGGCCAACGACGCCGTAGCCCTTGCCTCAAAGGCGGTGGATAAACGCTTCGACATTATTTTTGCTGCCGGTGGCGACGGCACCCTGAACCAGGTTGTAAACGGGGTACTGCAGGGAAGAGAAGATGCTTCGAATTTGCCAGCCATCGGGGTCATTCCCATCGGGATCGGGAACGATTTTGCGCGCGGCATGGAAATAAAAAACGAACCCGCCGAGCTGACACAGCTTATAAAAAATTTCAAACCCACCTTCATCGACGCCGGCATCGTGCGGTTCACCACCAAGGAAGGAAAAGAGGAGCAACAGTATTTTGTGAACATTGCCGAGCTGGGCATGGGGCCGGAGGTGGTCCGGAAGGTGCTGGCGAGCGACCGGATCTTTGGCTTGGCCATGTCCTATTTCCAGGCCATCGTGGCCACCTTTTTTACGCACAGTGCTGTGGAGGTGAAACTGGTTGCCGACCAATGGCAATGGCAAGGCAAGCTGCGCACGTTGGCCATTGCCAACAGTAAGTATCTTGGACACGGCCTTTGCATAGCGCCGCATGCCATACCCGACGATGGCATTTTTGAGGCGGTGGTCTATGGCAAGGTTTCCTTGTTCGATTTTCTCCGCCATTCCAGCACGCTGAAACAGGGAAAGAAAGTAGAACACCCCGAGGTGACCTACCGGCAGGTGCGGCGTATAGCCATGACGTCGACAACGGAATGTCCTATTGAGGCGGACGGCGAACTTTTGGGGTGGCTGCCCGCCAGCGTGGAAATGCTGCCGCGGAAATTGAAATTCCTGATATAAAAAAAGCCGGAACATTCGCCCCGGCTTTCGCTTCAAGCAGATTAAAGTCTATTTTCTTACAACCAGCGTGCTGGCGATCATGTCGTGAAGGGCCTGCTTTTTTTCCGTGAAAGCGGCCATGATATACCCGATGAACGCTATATAGTGCGATACGATCTTGCTAAGATTTCTGACCAAGGCTTTTCCAAATTCCAGTTTGTTGCCGTCCACGTCAGTGACTTTTATGCTCAACGCCAACTTGCCAACGGATCCTTGAAATTTGGAAGATTCCATGAACGAATGATAAAGCGTTTGAAGAACAAAGAAAACGATTTGATAGAGCACGATAAAGGCCATGAAGGTGGCAACGAAACTCATCGCCGCCGCTTCATCGGCAGATTCGAGTTCTTGGGCCTTGGCGGCGATGCCAATGCCAAAGATGGCGAGTACAGGCATAACGAGTATGAATTGGACACAGCTCAAAATGATTCCATCAATAACGTAAGCCACGAACCGCAGCCAGAAGCCAGCATAATTTGTATTCATAGGTAAAAGGGATTGGTTTATTAAAGCTAATGATAAAAATCATGCCCACAAATGCCTGACGTTACCTGATCTCTGTTAATTTTAAGGACTCACCGAAAGCGGTCATGAATAAAAAACTTCAAAAACGATTTGACCGGCTTGAACTGGACCAGCAAAAGCTTCTACAAAAGCTGTCGACCCTTTCCGAGAAACAATTGAACGCAAGCCCGCCCGGCAAATGGCCGATAAGTTACATCGCAGCACACCTCATCACGTCCGAGCGTTTGTCGCTGTTGTACATGAAAAAAAAGTCGCAGGGAATATCCGGCCTGCGGAATTCGGGGATGGTGGAGGAAATCAAAATAGCGCTTTTAAAGCTGTCGCAACGGTTCCCCTTTAAATTCAAAGCCCCCAGCTACCTGGTGGAGCATACACCCACCAGCGAGCCATTGACCGACCTATCTCAACGTTGGAATGCCGAGCGCGGCAAGCTCCGGAAATTCCTGGAGGAGGTAAAAGACGAAGATTTATATAAACTGGTCTACAAACATCCCGTTGCCGGCCGCCTGAACGTGCTGCAAGCGCTGGATTTTATGATCGAACATTTTCACCACCATTTACCACAGATCAATCGCCTCCTGTAAGAATTCGCGCGGGGCCATCGATCGCTTTGAACATCTTTCCACGTCAAATGCATTTCTATGAAGAAAATTTACTTGCTCTTTTTTCTGCTGATCACCGGGTCGTTCCTCCACGCCCAAAAACTGCTGAGTCCAAAAGAATTTTTAGGATACGAATTGGGCGACCGGTTCACCCGTCACTATAAAGTGATGGAATATTTCAAACACGTGGCCGATGTCATGCCCAACGTGGAGTTGATCACCTATGGCGAAACCTACGAACACCGCCCCCTGGTTTATGCCGTTGTGGCCTCGGCCGAAAACTTTGCCAACCGCGAGCAGATCCGTCAGGACAATCTGAAACGGGCCGGCCTGCTGGACGGCTCGCCCAGCGCCGACAAGAAAGCCATCGTGTGGATGAGCTACAACGTGCACGGCAACGAGGCCAGCTCCCTGGAAGCTTCTATGTGGACGCTCTACGACCTGGCCAACCCGGCCAACGCAAAATCACAAGAATGGCTGAAGAACACCGTAGTGGTACTCGACCCTTGTATCAACCCCGACGGCCGCGATCGCTATGCCAACTTCTACAATCAATATTTCAATTCACCCGCCAACAGCAGCGGCGACGCCAAAGAGCACCGCGAGCCCTGGCCCGGCGGCCGGGCCAACCATTATCTCTTCGACTTGAACCGCGACTGGGCGTGGGAAACGCAAATCGAATCGCAACAACGCCTCAAAGTATATCAACAATGGATGCCCCACGTGCACATCGACTTTCACGAGCAGGGGTACAATGAGCCTTATTATTTTGCGCCGGCCGCAGAGCCTTTTCACGAAGTGATCACCCCCTGGCAGCGCGAGTTTCAGACGACGATCGGCAAGAACAACGCTAAGCATTTCGATGAACACGGATGGCTGTACTTTACAAAAGAGCGTTTCGATTTATACTATCCCAGCTATGGCGACACGTACCCGACGTACAACGGCGCGATCGGCATGACCTACGAACAAGGCGGTGGCGGCTATGGCGGCCTCAGCATCATCGGCGAGGAAGGCGACCCGCTGACGTTGAAAGACCGCATCGCACACCATTACACCTCCGGACTGT carries:
- a CDS encoding amidohydrolase family protein, encoding MKRIYIGTLAFLSVIQACAQERPLDMKMDFEDYDPPSTLVVPEHVLTRAKYPFVDVHNHQFNMPTQDLNALLKEMDQLNMAVMVNLSGRGRGSTEHLDKSLENVKKTNPKRLIVFTNMDFAAIDDPEWQGRMLKQLEDDVKKGANGLKIYKTLGLFAVDSKGRRIHIDDPRIDPIWDKCGQLGIPVFIHSADPKQFWQPIDKNNERWLELKLHPGRRHDADTTSWETVIAEQHRMFKKHPKTKFINAHMGWYANDLKKLGELLDQMPNMYCELGAVIAELGRQPRAGRAFLIKYQDRVMFGKDSWVPEEYSTYFRVLETADDYFPYHKRYHAFWRMYGLDLPDDVLKKIYYKNAIKVVPNIDASLFPK
- a CDS encoding tetratricopeptide repeat protein, whose translation is MKKFAFIFLALLIFCAAPAQDPQLDPAKKKLQANDFAGAKTELTKIIDANPKNKAAFNLRGQAKAGLDDFYGAIGDYNFALETDSTYAEALNNRGEAKMALGDDEGAILDFGKALKFNPKFAEAYTNRGLAKYNVEDLQGAYFDFSKALELGPVDADKYFNRGVAKAELGEFVSAIDDYTKAIELDKTDPALYNFRGVAHYNVGNLDQAIADYDEAIKLESKDPQMYENRALAKGAKQDFKGAVEDYTKAIQLDPDEPETYNLRGVTKYSLEDQDGAIADYTKAISLDATNPVYFDNRALSKTEKEDYAGAVEDYSASIELYPNDPETFYQRGLVKLSMNNKYDACLDFKRAEDLGSADAKTAIKKNCK
- a CDS encoding diacylglycerol/lipid kinase family protein, which produces MKVAVVLNGISLEKDNFYRNYFPAISIVCPPQIFETRSANDAVALASKAVDKRFDIIFAAGGDGTLNQVVNGVLQGREDASNLPAIGVIPIGIGNDFARGMEIKNEPAELTQLIKNFKPTFIDAGIVRFTTKEGKEEQQYFVNIAELGMGPEVVRKVLASDRIFGLAMSYFQAIVATFFTHSAVEVKLVADQWQWQGKLRTLAIANSKYLGHGLCIAPHAIPDDGIFEAVVYGKVSLFDFLRHSSTLKQGKKVEHPEVTYRQVRRIAMTSTTECPIEADGELLGWLPASVEMLPRKLKFLI
- a CDS encoding RDD family protein — protein: MNTNYAGFWLRFVAYVIDGIILSCVQFILVMPVLAIFGIGIAAKAQELESADEAAAMSFVATFMAFIVLYQIVFFVLQTLYHSFMESSKFQGSVGKLALSIKVTDVDGNKLEFGKALVRNLSKIVSHYIAFIGYIMAAFTEKKQALHDMIASTLVVRK
- a CDS encoding DinB family protein — protein: MNKKLQKRFDRLELDQQKLLQKLSTLSEKQLNASPPGKWPISYIAAHLITSERLSLLYMKKKSQGISGLRNSGMVEEIKIALLKLSQRFPFKFKAPSYLVEHTPTSEPLTDLSQRWNAERGKLRKFLEEVKDEDLYKLVYKHPVAGRLNVLQALDFMIEHFHHHLPQINRLL